A genomic region of Dickeya solani IPO 2222 contains the following coding sequences:
- the pelC gene encoding pectate lyase PelC has product MKSFITPITAGLLLALSQPLLAATDTGGYAVTGGGNVTGAVSKTATSMQDIVDIIAAARLDANGKKVKGGAYPLVITYTGNEDSLINAAAANICGQWSKDARGVEIKEFTKGITIIGANGSSANFGIWIKKSSDVVVQNMRIGYLPGGAKDGDMVRVDDSPNVWVDHNELFAANHECDGTPDGDTTFESAVDIKGASDYVTVSYNYIHGVKKVGLDGSSSSDTGRNITYHHNRYNDVNARLPLQRGGLVHAYNNLYSNVTSSGLNVRQNGQALIESNWFENAVNPVTSRYDGKNFGTWVLKNNNITKPADFSTYSITWTADTKAYVNADSWTSTGTFPTVAYSYSPVSAQCVKDNLANYAGVSKSLATLTSAACK; this is encoded by the coding sequence ATGAAGTCATTCATTACCCCGATTACCGCTGGACTGTTACTGGCACTCAGCCAACCGTTACTGGCCGCCACCGATACCGGCGGCTACGCCGTTACGGGAGGGGGCAACGTCACCGGTGCCGTCAGCAAAACGGCGACATCGATGCAGGATATCGTCGATATCATCGCCGCGGCGCGTCTGGATGCTAACGGTAAAAAGGTAAAAGGCGGCGCATATCCGTTGGTCATTACCTATACCGGTAACGAAGATTCGCTGATCAACGCCGCGGCAGCCAATATCTGCGGCCAGTGGAGCAAAGACGCCCGCGGTGTGGAAATCAAGGAATTCACCAAAGGCATCACCATCATCGGCGCCAATGGTTCTTCCGCCAACTTCGGTATCTGGATTAAAAAATCCTCCGACGTAGTGGTGCAAAACATGCGCATCGGCTACCTGCCGGGCGGAGCCAAAGATGGCGATATGGTCCGCGTCGACGATTCGCCGAACGTCTGGGTTGACCACAACGAACTGTTCGCCGCCAACCACGAATGCGACGGCACGCCGGACGGCGATACGACCTTTGAATCCGCCGTGGATATCAAGGGGGCTTCAGATTATGTCACCGTATCCTACAACTACATCCACGGCGTGAAGAAAGTCGGTCTGGATGGTTCCAGCAGCAGCGACACCGGCCGCAACATCACTTATCACCATAACCGCTACAACGACGTTAACGCCCGTCTGCCGTTACAGCGTGGCGGTCTGGTGCACGCCTATAACAACCTGTACAGCAACGTGACCAGCTCCGGCCTGAACGTGCGCCAGAACGGCCAGGCGCTGATCGAAAGCAACTGGTTCGAAAACGCGGTGAACCCGGTGACGTCCCGTTATGACGGCAAGAACTTCGGCACCTGGGTGCTGAAAAACAACAACATCACCAAACCGGCCGACTTCTCTACCTACAGCATCACCTGGACGGCGGACACCAAAGCTTACGTCAACGCGGACAGCTGGACCTCCACCGGGACTTTCCCGACGGTGGCCTACAGCTACAGCCCGGTGAGCGCACAGTGCGTGAAGGACAATCTGGCTAACTACGCCGGGGTGAGCAAAAGCCTGGCGACGCTGACCAGCGCAGCCTGTAAATAA
- a CDS encoding pyridoxal-dependent decarboxylase has product MQPIDELTILAEGVHDVVRRRILRTYTARMEEQRRHFAGFQTNQQGEFDAGLRPLLDMNLLNLGDSMEPGAYQVNSKRFERAVLDYYAQLWNLPSPYWGYLTAMGSTEGNLFALWNARDFLCGASTTHWPAMTQARYAPVVLYSERSHYSLAKACRVLQLATPAEAGPQLGRCPINAGVWPRAVPCDDDGRIDVASLLQLVMFFHRYRRPVIVCLTSGTTFSGSCDDWLQITTQLQQRLPPNTPQQRSYWVHVDGALSSSYLPFWPEPEGRRLAIDAQAASLHSICASPYKWLSMPWPCGVVMLLEPYRAVALSRPNYIGSGDATLSGSRPGLSAVVLWNQLCRLGEPGQREMIRRCHEIQRYAYQQLRYLFERLDPGRERLFLQPLLSGSLMVQFSAPSPSIIERFSLSSEQLMVQGKPALFCHLVVLPHCHRALVDNLLWALGQPGAFPSVGEV; this is encoded by the coding sequence ATGCAACCAATTGATGAATTAACGATTTTGGCCGAAGGCGTACACGATGTGGTGCGAAGGCGAATTTTGCGGACCTACACCGCGCGTATGGAAGAGCAGCGGCGGCATTTCGCCGGTTTTCAGACCAACCAACAGGGTGAGTTCGATGCCGGATTGCGCCCGTTGCTGGACATGAATCTGCTGAATCTGGGCGACAGCATGGAGCCCGGCGCTTACCAGGTTAACAGCAAGCGTTTTGAACGGGCGGTGCTGGATTATTACGCCCAGCTGTGGAACCTGCCGTCGCCGTACTGGGGATACCTGACCGCGATGGGCTCGACGGAAGGCAATCTGTTCGCGTTGTGGAATGCGCGCGATTTTCTGTGCGGGGCGAGCACCACGCACTGGCCGGCCATGACGCAGGCGCGTTACGCGCCGGTGGTGCTGTATTCCGAGCGCAGCCACTATTCGCTGGCCAAAGCCTGCCGGGTGTTGCAACTGGCGACGCCCGCCGAAGCGGGGCCGCAGCTGGGGCGTTGCCCCATCAACGCCGGCGTGTGGCCGCGGGCGGTGCCGTGCGACGACGACGGACGAATCGATGTGGCGAGCCTGCTGCAACTGGTGATGTTTTTTCATCGCTACCGGCGGCCGGTGATTGTCTGCCTGACCAGCGGCACCACCTTCAGCGGTTCCTGTGACGACTGGCTGCAGATTACGACGCAACTACAGCAGCGGTTGCCGCCTAATACGCCGCAGCAGCGCAGTTACTGGGTACATGTGGATGGTGCGCTGTCGTCCAGTTACCTGCCGTTCTGGCCGGAACCGGAAGGGCGTCGGCTGGCGATTGATGCGCAGGCGGCGTCGCTGCACTCCATCTGCGCCAGTCCGTACAAATGGCTGAGCATGCCGTGGCCGTGCGGTGTAGTGATGCTATTGGAGCCCTATCGCGCGGTGGCGCTCAGCCGTCCGAACTATATCGGCAGCGGAGACGCAACCTTGTCCGGGTCGCGCCCCGGCTTGTCTGCGGTGGTGTTGTGGAATCAGCTGTGTCGCCTCGGCGAACCGGGTCAGCGGGAGATGATCCGCCGCTGTCACGAGATACAGCGCTACGCTTACCAGCAACTTCGATACCTGTTTGAACGGCTTGACCCCGGCCGGGAACGGTTATTTCTGCAACCGCTACTCAGTGGTTCGCTGATGGTGCAGTTCAGCGCACCCAGTCCGTCCATCATCGAGCGTTTCTCGTTATCCAGCGAACAGTTGATGGTGCAGGGAAAGCCTGCGCTCTTCTGCCATCTGGTGGTGCTGCCGCATTGCCATCGGGCGCTGGTGGATAACCTGTTGTGGGCGCTGGGTCAGCCTGGCGCTTTTCCGTCGGTCGGGGAGGTATGA
- the trpS gene encoding tryptophan--tRNA ligase: protein MSKPIVFSGAQPSGELTIGNYMGALRQWVNMQDDFDCIYCIVDQHAITVRQDPQQLRKATLDTLALYLACGIDPQKSTIFVQSHVPEHAQLSWLLNCYTYFGELSRMTQFKDKSARYEENINAGLFDYPVLMAADILLYQTNQVPVGEDQKQHLELSRDIAQRFNTIYGEIFRIPEPFIPKSGARVMSLLEPTRKMSKSDDNRNNVIGLLEDPKSVVKKIKRAVTDSDEPPVVRYDLQNKAGVSNLLDILSGVTGKSIPELEKAFDGQMYGHLKGAVADAVSGMLSELQARYHRFRDDEAFLQQVMRDGAQKASARAQETLRKVYDVVGFVARP, encoded by the coding sequence ATGAGTAAGCCCATTGTATTTAGCGGCGCACAGCCGTCAGGCGAGTTGACCATTGGTAACTACATGGGTGCGTTACGTCAGTGGGTCAACATGCAGGATGATTTTGACTGCATCTATTGCATCGTGGATCAGCATGCTATTACCGTGCGTCAGGATCCGCAGCAACTGCGCAAGGCGACGCTGGACACGCTGGCGCTCTATCTGGCTTGTGGCATCGACCCGCAAAAGAGCACAATTTTCGTTCAGTCGCATGTGCCGGAGCACGCGCAGCTGAGCTGGCTGCTGAACTGCTACACCTATTTCGGCGAACTGAGCCGTATGACCCAGTTCAAGGACAAGTCCGCCCGTTATGAAGAAAACATCAACGCCGGCCTGTTCGACTATCCGGTATTGATGGCGGCCGATATCCTGCTGTACCAGACCAATCAGGTGCCGGTCGGAGAAGACCAGAAACAGCATCTGGAACTGAGTCGTGATATCGCCCAGCGTTTCAACACGATTTACGGTGAAATCTTCCGTATTCCGGAGCCGTTCATTCCTAAATCCGGGGCGCGGGTGATGTCGCTGCTGGAGCCGACCAGGAAAATGTCCAAATCGGATGACAACCGCAATAACGTCATCGGCCTGCTGGAAGACCCGAAATCGGTGGTGAAGAAGATCAAACGCGCGGTAACGGATTCCGACGAGCCGCCGGTGGTGCGTTACGACCTGCAAAACAAGGCCGGCGTATCCAATCTGCTGGATATTCTCTCCGGGGTGACGGGGAAATCCATTCCCGAGCTGGAGAAGGCGTTCGACGGCCAGATGTATGGTCACCTGAAAGGCGCGGTGGCGGACGCCGTCTCCGGCATGCTGAGCGAGTTGCAGGCGCGTTATCACCGCTTCCGCGATGATGAAGCCTTCCTGCAGCAGGTCATGCGTGACGGCGCGCAGAAAGCCAGCGCCCGCGCGCAGGAAACGCTGCGCAAGGTGTATGACGTGGTTGGATTCGTGGCTCGCCCGTAA
- the ppiA gene encoding peptidylprolyl isomerase A, with protein sequence MSKRILAAVVTVLSLTAFSPAFAATTSTHVLLTTSAGNIELALDDQKAPVSVKNFVDYVNNGFYNGTIFHRVIPGFMLQGGGFSSDMKQKATNPPVKNEADNGLRNLRGTISMARTSEKDSATSQFFINVADNAFLDHGQRDFGYAVFGKVVKGMEVADKISQVQTENVGPYQNVPSKPIVIQSAKVIKK encoded by the coding sequence ATGTCAAAACGTATATTGGCAGCGGTAGTAACGGTACTCTCGCTGACCGCTTTTTCACCGGCTTTTGCCGCCACCACGTCCACCCATGTGTTGCTGACCACCTCTGCGGGCAACATTGAACTGGCTCTGGATGACCAAAAAGCGCCGGTTTCCGTGAAAAACTTTGTTGATTATGTCAACAATGGTTTTTATAACGGCACCATTTTCCACCGGGTCATTCCGGGATTCATGCTTCAGGGTGGTGGTTTCAGTAGTGATATGAAACAGAAAGCCACCAATCCGCCGGTCAAGAATGAAGCGGACAATGGCCTGCGTAACCTGCGCGGCACCATTTCTATGGCGCGCACCAGCGAAAAAGACAGCGCCACCAGCCAGTTCTTCATCAACGTTGCGGACAACGCTTTTCTTGATCATGGCCAGCGTGATTTTGGCTACGCCGTATTCGGTAAAGTGGTGAAAGGCATGGAAGTGGCTGACAAGATTTCTCAGGTCCAGACAGAAAATGTGGGGCCGTACCAAAACGTGCCTTCCAAACCGATTGTGATTCAGTCGGCGAAAGTCATTAAAAAATAA
- the rpe gene encoding ribulose-phosphate 3-epimerase, which yields MKPFLIAPSILSADFARLGEDTAQALTAGADVVHFDVMDNHYVPNLTIGPLVLKSLRNYGITAPVDVHLMVKPVDRLIPDFAEAGASFITFHPEASEHVDRTLQLIKDHGCKAGLVFNPATSLNYLDYVMDKLDIILLMSVNPGFGGQSFIPSTLDKLRQVRQRIDESGYDIRLEVDGGVKVDNIAQIAAAGADMFVAGSAIFGQPDYRAVIARMRQELEAVRHG from the coding sequence ATGAAACCGTTTTTAATCGCCCCGTCTATTTTGTCGGCTGATTTTGCCCGTCTTGGCGAGGACACGGCGCAAGCCCTGACGGCCGGGGCGGATGTGGTCCACTTTGACGTGATGGACAATCACTATGTTCCCAATCTGACTATCGGTCCGCTGGTGCTGAAATCTCTGCGCAACTATGGCATCACCGCACCGGTGGATGTGCATCTGATGGTAAAACCGGTGGATCGGTTGATCCCCGATTTTGCCGAAGCCGGCGCCAGTTTCATCACGTTTCATCCTGAAGCGTCCGAGCATGTCGACCGCACCCTGCAATTGATCAAAGATCACGGTTGTAAGGCCGGTTTGGTGTTTAACCCTGCCACCTCGCTGAATTATCTCGATTACGTGATGGATAAACTGGACATTATTCTGCTGATGTCCGTCAATCCGGGCTTTGGCGGCCAGTCTTTCATTCCGTCCACGCTGGATAAGCTGCGTCAGGTGCGCCAGCGGATTGATGAAAGCGGCTACGATATTCGCCTGGAAGTGGATGGCGGCGTTAAAGTAGATAACATCGCGCAGATTGCGGCTGCCGGGGCGGATATGTTTGTCGCCGGCTCGGCGATTTTCGGCCAGCCGGATTACCGGGCGGTGATTGCACGTATGCGACAGGAACTGGAGGCGGTACGTCATGGCTGA
- the pelB gene encoding pectate lyase PelB, producing MKSLIAPIAAGLLLAFSQSSLAATGGYATTSGGNVTGAVSKTAASMQDIIDIIDAAKVDAKGKKVKGGAYPLVITYTGNEDSLINAAAANICGQWSKDARGVEIKDFTKGITIIGANGSSANFGLWIVNSSDVVVRNMRIGYLPGGAQDGDMFRIDNSPNIWLDHNELFAANHECDGTKDGDTTFESAFDIKKGATYVTISYNYIHGVKKVGLAGFSASDSAERNITYHHNIYNDVNARLPLQRGGNVHAYNNLYTNITSSGLNVRQNGQALIESNWFENALNPVTSRYDGSNFGTWVLKNNNITKPADFATYNITWTADTKAYKNADSWTSTGTYPTVTYSYSPVSAQCVKDKLASYAGVGKNLAELTSSACK from the coding sequence ATGAAATCATTGATTGCACCGATTGCCGCCGGTCTGCTGCTGGCCTTTAGTCAATCCAGCCTGGCTGCGACTGGCGGTTACGCCACGACTTCCGGTGGTAACGTGACAGGAGCTGTCAGCAAAACCGCCGCATCCATGCAGGACATCATCGATATCATCGATGCCGCCAAAGTCGATGCCAAAGGCAAAAAGGTGAAAGGCGGCGCGTACCCGCTGGTCATCACCTATACCGGTAACGAAGACAGCCTGATCAACGCCGCTGCCGCCAACATCTGTGGCCAGTGGAGCAAAGACGCCCGCGGTGTGGAAATCAAGGACTTCACCAAAGGCATCACCATTATCGGCGCCAACGGCTCTTCCGCTAACTTCGGTCTCTGGATCGTGAACTCCTCCGACGTGGTAGTACGCAACATGCGTATCGGCTACCTGCCGGGCGGCGCGCAGGATGGCGATATGTTCCGTATCGACAACTCGCCGAACATCTGGCTGGACCACAACGAACTGTTTGCCGCCAACCACGAGTGTGATGGCACCAAAGACGGCGACACCACGTTCGAATCCGCCTTTGACATCAAGAAAGGCGCGACTTACGTCACCATTTCCTACAACTACATCCACGGCGTGAAGAAAGTCGGTCTGGCTGGGTTCAGCGCCTCTGACAGCGCCGAACGCAACATCACTTACCACCACAACATCTACAACGACGTCAACGCCCGTCTGCCGTTGCAGCGCGGTGGTAACGTACACGCCTACAACAACCTGTACACCAACATCACCAGCTCTGGTCTGAACGTGCGCCAGAACGGTCAGGCGCTGATCGAAAGCAACTGGTTCGAAAACGCGCTGAACCCGGTGACGTCCCGTTACGACGGCAGCAATTTCGGTACCTGGGTGCTGAAAAACAACAACATCACCAAACCGGCTGATTTCGCCACCTACAACATCACCTGGACGGCGGATACCAAAGCTTATAAAAACGCAGACAGCTGGACCTCCACCGGCACCTACCCGACTGTGACCTACAGCTACAGCCCGGTCAGCGCGCAGTGCGTGAAGGACAAACTGGCTAGCTACGCCGGCGTGGGTAAAAACCTGGCCGAGCTGACCAGCTCTGCCTGTAAATAA
- the pelZ gene encoding pectate lyase PelZ, protein MKHTLLFALLFSTSVLTAQAASTAAPDLKGFGTETVAGSGGKIIRVTTLASGGAGSLREALATKGPRIIVFEVGGIIDLDEKDIRLAEPYVTIAGQTAPSPGITLTKGGMMITTHDVLVQHIRFRIGDNGHAKKSGFEKDVSLYGPNAYNVVVDHCSFAWGTDENLSVSGPRYDGQSGTAHNVTFSNNIIAEGLYDSSHSKGIHSMGTLVHDNVTNAAIIGNLYAHNNERNPWFKGATTGVVVNNLIYNPGIWGIRVGAIQSEWEGRSLPVNAKVAIAGNVMYHGANTKSGLSLVGSNTTGGDVWMSDNLAFDQSGKAVAQTSGTGINLLKSAPVWPTGLTAIGSSSVANQVTQHAGARPKDRDAVDKRIVSDFQKRSGTFVNSQSEVGGYPTATATNRALTVPSTNVDAWLQQMAKDLE, encoded by the coding sequence ATGAAACATACCCTTCTGTTTGCTTTACTGTTCAGCACCAGCGTCCTGACCGCTCAGGCCGCCAGCACCGCCGCCCCCGACCTGAAAGGATTCGGAACCGAGACGGTGGCCGGCAGCGGCGGCAAAATCATCCGCGTGACTACGTTGGCCTCCGGCGGCGCCGGTTCGCTGCGCGAAGCGCTGGCCACCAAAGGCCCGCGTATTATCGTGTTTGAAGTAGGCGGTATCATCGACCTGGACGAAAAAGACATCCGACTCGCCGAGCCCTACGTCACTATCGCCGGCCAGACCGCGCCGTCACCGGGCATCACCCTGACCAAGGGCGGTATGATGATCACCACCCATGACGTACTGGTGCAACATATCCGCTTCCGCATCGGCGATAACGGTCACGCCAAGAAGAGCGGCTTTGAAAAAGATGTGTCGCTCTACGGACCAAACGCCTACAACGTGGTGGTGGACCACTGTAGCTTTGCCTGGGGCACCGACGAAAACCTGTCGGTTTCCGGGCCGCGTTACGACGGCCAGTCCGGCACGGCTCATAACGTCACCTTCTCCAATAACATCATTGCCGAAGGCCTGTACGATTCCAGCCACTCCAAAGGCATTCACTCGATGGGCACGCTGGTCCACGATAACGTGACCAACGCGGCGATCATCGGCAACCTGTACGCCCACAACAACGAACGCAACCCCTGGTTCAAGGGCGCGACTACCGGCGTGGTGGTCAACAATCTGATCTATAACCCAGGCATCTGGGGTATTCGTGTCGGTGCGATACAGAGCGAGTGGGAAGGCCGCTCCCTGCCGGTTAACGCCAAAGTGGCGATCGCCGGTAACGTGATGTATCACGGCGCCAACACCAAGTCTGGCCTGTCGCTGGTCGGCAGCAACACCACCGGCGGCGATGTCTGGATGAGCGATAATCTGGCCTTCGACCAATCGGGCAAGGCCGTGGCGCAAACCTCCGGCACCGGCATCAACCTGCTGAAATCAGCGCCGGTATGGCCCACCGGGCTGACCGCCATCGGTTCCTCGTCGGTGGCTAATCAGGTCACGCAGCATGCCGGCGCCCGCCCGAAAGATCGCGACGCGGTGGATAAACGCATCGTCAGCGACTTCCAGAAACGCAGCGGCACCTTCGTCAACAGCCAGAGTGAGGTTGGCGGCTACCCGACCGCTACCGCAACCAATCGCGCTCTGACAGTCCCAAGTACTAACGTGGACGCCTGGCTGCAGCAAATGGCCAAAGATCTGGAATAA
- a CDS encoding mandelate racemase family protein, producing MKIESIDVTVFTYPTRRVSDSAGHSHPGDEHQASMALLTITADSGHKGYAFAPPEVIRPYVVNSFFRKVLIGQDPFDRERLWQDLVHWQRGSANQLTDRALAIAEQALWDLAGRALNMPVYKLLGGYRDKVPAYGSTMCGDELQGGLSTPDEYGQFAEQLVKRGYKAIKLHTWMPPVSFAPSPKMDVKACAAVREAVGPDICLMLDGYHWYSRSEALYIGRELQKLDFTWFEEPMEEQSMASYSWLNKNLDIDVIGPESLGGKYFSRADWVKEGACDILRAGVQGVGGISPCLKVAHLAEAFGMDCEIHGNGAPNLAVVGAIKNCRWYERGLLHPFLNYDEPAAYLNTLVDPMDEEGYVHLSQRPGLGEDINVDWIDAHTLSKH from the coding sequence GTGAAAATTGAATCGATCGACGTCACCGTCTTCACTTATCCCACTCGTCGCGTCTCCGATAGCGCCGGGCACTCCCATCCGGGCGATGAGCATCAGGCCAGCATGGCGTTGCTGACCATCACCGCCGACAGCGGTCACAAAGGCTATGCGTTTGCGCCGCCGGAAGTGATCCGCCCGTATGTGGTGAACAGTTTTTTCCGCAAAGTGTTGATTGGGCAGGATCCGTTTGATCGTGAGCGGCTGTGGCAGGATCTGGTGCACTGGCAGCGCGGCAGCGCCAACCAACTGACCGACCGGGCGCTGGCGATCGCCGAGCAGGCGCTGTGGGATCTGGCCGGGCGCGCGCTGAATATGCCGGTGTATAAACTGCTGGGCGGCTACCGCGATAAAGTGCCGGCCTACGGCAGCACCATGTGCGGCGACGAGCTGCAAGGCGGCCTGTCCACGCCGGACGAGTACGGCCAGTTCGCCGAGCAACTGGTAAAGCGCGGTTACAAAGCCATCAAACTGCACACCTGGATGCCGCCGGTGTCGTTCGCGCCGAGCCCGAAAATGGACGTCAAAGCCTGTGCGGCGGTACGCGAAGCGGTGGGGCCGGATATCTGCCTGATGCTGGACGGCTACCACTGGTACAGCCGCAGCGAGGCGCTGTATATCGGCCGTGAACTGCAAAAACTGGACTTCACCTGGTTCGAAGAGCCGATGGAAGAGCAGAGCATGGCGTCCTACAGCTGGCTGAACAAGAATCTGGACATCGACGTCATCGGGCCGGAAAGTCTGGGCGGGAAGTACTTCAGCCGTGCCGACTGGGTGAAGGAAGGCGCCTGCGATATTTTGCGTGCCGGGGTGCAGGGCGTAGGCGGGATTTCGCCGTGCCTCAAGGTGGCGCATCTGGCGGAAGCCTTCGGCATGGATTGCGAAATTCACGGCAACGGCGCGCCGAATCTGGCGGTGGTAGGGGCGATTAAAAACTGCCGCTGGTACGAACGTGGTCTGCTGCATCCGTTCCTGAACTACGACGAGCCGGCGGCCTATCTCAATACGCTGGTCGACCCGATGGACGAAGAAGGGTATGTCCATTTGTCGCAGCGTCCCGGTTTGGGCGAAGACATTAACGTTGACTGGATTGATGCCCATACACTGAGCAAGCATTAA
- a CDS encoding phosphoglycolate phosphatase, with amino-acid sequence MADFAAIRGLAFDLDGTLINSAPGLAEAVDMTLGALSLPRAGEARVSTWIGNGADVLVERALRWAGMEPTARQVQDARSLFDKYYARTVDSGSQLFPGVQETLAQLAERGFCMAVITNKPTPFVAPLLEMLGIGNDFSLILGGDDVTEKKPHPAPLYMVLGKLGLRANELLFVGDSRNDIQAARAAGCPCVGMTYGYNYGEAIALSHPDVVLDRFADLLTLAGLSLSNDQEA; translated from the coding sequence ATGGCTGATTTTGCTGCGATTCGCGGATTAGCATTCGACCTTGACGGCACGCTGATCAACAGCGCGCCGGGGCTGGCCGAAGCGGTCGATATGACATTGGGCGCGTTATCACTGCCTCGGGCGGGCGAAGCGCGAGTGTCCACCTGGATTGGCAACGGCGCCGATGTGCTGGTGGAGCGCGCATTGCGCTGGGCTGGCATGGAGCCGACGGCACGGCAGGTTCAGGATGCCCGTTCGCTGTTCGACAAGTATTATGCCCGCACGGTGGACAGTGGTAGCCAGCTGTTTCCGGGCGTGCAGGAAACACTGGCCCAATTGGCCGAACGCGGTTTTTGCATGGCGGTCATTACCAATAAGCCAACGCCGTTTGTCGCGCCGTTGCTGGAGATGCTGGGGATCGGCAACGATTTTTCGCTGATCCTGGGCGGTGATGACGTGACCGAGAAGAAGCCGCATCCGGCGCCGCTTTACATGGTACTGGGCAAGCTCGGTCTGCGAGCGAACGAGTTGCTGTTCGTCGGCGATTCGCGCAATGATATACAGGCGGCGCGGGCCGCCGGATGTCCGTGCGTCGGCATGACGTATGGCTATAACTATGGTGAGGCGATCGCCCTGAGCCACCCCGACGTGGTGCTGGATCGCTTCGCGGATTTATTGACCCTTGCCGGGTTATCCCTTTCAAACGATCAGGAAGCATGA
- the dam gene encoding adenine-specific DNA-methyltransferase, which yields MKKNRAFLKWAGGKYPLVEEIRRYLPAGERLIEPFVGAGSVFLNTDYDSYILADINNDLINLYKIVKNETDAFIRDARELFIDEVNTSDVFYRLREEFNLCTDDYRRALLFLYLNRHCYNGLCRYNMRGEFNVPFGRYKKPYFPEEELYWFAEKAQNATFVCEHYQQTLTNATSGSVVYCDPPYAPLSATANFTAYHTNNFNNQDQQNLAQLAQQLSSQSQIPVLISNHDTVLTREWYRDASSLYVVKARRTISRNISGRSKVNELLALYCQAAS from the coding sequence ATGAAGAAAAACCGCGCGTTCTTAAAATGGGCCGGTGGGAAATATCCGCTGGTGGAGGAGATTCGCCGATATCTGCCAGCGGGAGAGCGATTAATCGAGCCTTTCGTGGGCGCGGGTTCCGTATTTCTCAATACTGACTACGACAGTTATATTTTGGCGGATATCAACAACGATCTGATTAATCTCTATAAAATTGTCAAAAATGAAACCGATGCTTTCATCAGGGACGCCCGCGAGCTGTTTATTGATGAAGTGAATACCTCGGATGTTTTTTATCGGTTGAGAGAGGAGTTCAATCTCTGTACCGATGATTATCGTCGGGCGTTGCTGTTTCTGTATCTGAATCGCCATTGTTATAACGGCCTATGCCGCTATAACATGCGTGGCGAGTTCAATGTGCCATTCGGGCGCTATAAGAAACCCTATTTTCCGGAAGAAGAGCTTTATTGGTTTGCGGAAAAGGCGCAGAACGCCACGTTCGTGTGCGAGCATTATCAGCAGACGCTGACTAACGCTACTTCGGGTTCGGTGGTGTATTGCGACCCGCCTTACGCGCCGCTGTCGGCTACGGCCAACTTTACGGCGTACCACACCAACAACTTTAACAATCAGGACCAACAGAATCTGGCGCAGTTGGCGCAGCAGTTGTCGTCGCAAAGCCAGATCCCGGTACTGATTTCCAATCACGATACCGTACTGACTCGTGAATGGTACCGTGATGCCTCGTCGTTGTATGTGGTCAAGGCGCGTCGCACCATCAGCCGCAATATTTCGGGACGCAGCAAGGTCAACGAGTTGCTGGCGTTATATTGTCAGGCGGCGTCCTGA